One region of bacterium genomic DNA includes:
- the coaE gene encoding dephospho-CoA kinase (Dephospho-CoA kinase (CoaE) performs the final step in coenzyme A biosynthesis.), with the protein MSSSLIGLTGGIGCGKTEVAAILSRNGFYIIDADRIGKKIVDNNPDVLQELVHEFGAGILDQSGALKRKELGHIVFADEAKKLKLNQIVHPHLIREIGFAIVAGQRDGWKRIVVDAALIYEATMESMFDKIIVVYADLPVRIARIQARDHFKENDILNRIRSQMDLEEKKQRADIVIINNGTLADLEKATLSIVPSL; encoded by the coding sequence ATGTCATCATCATTGATAGGATTGACGGGCGGTATCGGTTGTGGTAAAACGGAAGTGGCCGCAATTTTGTCACGTAACGGTTTTTATATTATTGATGCCGATCGAATCGGCAAAAAAATTGTCGATAATAATCCGGATGTATTGCAGGAGTTAGTGCATGAATTTGGCGCCGGCATTCTGGACCAATCCGGTGCGTTGAAGCGAAAAGAATTAGGGCATATTGTTTTTGCCGACGAGGCCAAAAAGCTGAAACTCAATCAGATTGTACACCCGCATTTAATCAGAGAAATTGGTTTTGCCATTGTAGCAGGGCAGCGCGATGGATGGAAACGGATTGTTGTTGATGCGGCATTAATTTATGAAGCAACTATGGAATCGATGTTTGACAAAATCATCGTCGTATACGCCGATTTGCCTGTGCGCATTGCTCGTATTCAAGCCCGCGATCATTTTAAAGAGAACGATATCTTGAATCGAATCCGCTCGCAGATGGATCTGGAAGAAAAAAAACAACGAGCGGACATAGTCATCATTAATAACGGAACGCTTGCTGATTTGGAGAAAGCGACTCTGTCTATCGTTCCTTCATTATAG
- a CDS encoding acyl-CoA dehydrogenase family protein, with translation MALPFEFTREEMEIREKAKSFAETYIAPVAAEFDERSEFPVENIKKLARQGFMGIPFPKIYGGLGLTNVAYSLAVIELAKVCASHGITVGAHTGIGCGPIWLFGTEEQKQKYLVPLAKGEKLASFGLTEPTAGSDAGGTLTTAELKGDHYVLNGSKIFITSAGYADVFVVTAVTEKSKGKNGISSFIVEKTFPGFIVGKKENKMGWRASDTRMLHFENMIVPKENLVGKEGEGFKGFLKVLDGGRVGMAALSLGIAIGAYEAALKFAKKREQFDQPIIDNQGIQFYLADMALGIECGWHLVLHAARLKDAGKPFTKEAAMAKLQTSEMAMQATIKAIQIHGAYGTTKDYPVERFFRDAKIGEIGEGTSEIQRLVIAREIIRSLG, from the coding sequence ATGGCGTTACCGTTTGAATTCACTCGTGAGGAGATGGAAATCAGAGAAAAAGCCAAAAGCTTTGCAGAAACATATATTGCACCGGTTGCAGCAGAATTCGATGAGCGTTCGGAATTTCCCGTAGAAAATATCAAGAAGCTTGCACGGCAGGGATTCATGGGAATTCCTTTTCCGAAGATATACGGCGGTCTTGGTCTAACTAATGTCGCGTATTCTCTCGCAGTTATCGAATTGGCTAAAGTCTGTGCATCGCATGGCATTACCGTTGGCGCTCACACTGGTATCGGTTGCGGTCCGATCTGGCTTTTCGGTACGGAAGAACAAAAACAAAAATACCTGGTTCCGCTGGCCAAAGGCGAGAAGCTTGCTTCATTCGGCCTGACGGAACCGACAGCCGGCAGCGATGCCGGTGGTACTCTGACTACAGCGGAACTTAAAGGCGATCATTATGTTCTGAACGGATCGAAAATTTTTATTACCAGCGCCGGATACGCCGACGTATTTGTTGTCACTGCGGTTACGGAAAAATCCAAGGGCAAAAACGGCATTAGTTCATTTATCGTCGAAAAAACATTCCCTGGATTTATTGTAGGTAAAAAAGAAAATAAAATGGGCTGGCGTGCATCGGATACGCGCATGCTGCATTTTGAAAATATGATTGTACCGAAAGAAAACCTTGTTGGCAAAGAAGGCGAAGGATTCAAAGGTTTCCTCAAAGTGCTTGACGGCGGGCGTGTAGGAATGGCCGCTTTGTCGTTGGGCATTGCGATCGGTGCGTATGAAGCGGCGCTCAAATTTGCCAAAAAACGTGAACAATTCGATCAACCGATCATCGACAATCAAGGCATTCAGTTTTACCTCGCCGACATGGCTCTGGGTATTGAATGTGGATGGCACTTGGTTTTGCATGCGGCGCGTTTGAAAGACGCCGGCAAACCTTTCACCAAAGAAGCGGCGATGGCCAAATTGCAAACGTCGGAGATGGCTATGCAAGCGACGATAAAAGCCATCCAAATTCACGGAGCGTATGGTACGACCAAGGATTATCCAGTCGAGCGTTTTTTCCGTGACGCGAAAATCGGAGAGATCGGTGAAGGCACGTCGGAAATTCAACGTCTTGTCATTGCCCGTGAAATTATCCGTTCGCTAGGTTAA